In Oryza sativa Japonica Group chromosome 2, ASM3414082v1, the following are encoded in one genomic region:
- the LOC9267316 gene encoding alpha-terpineol synthase, chloroplastic produces MTSSMKLPATFLSFSSHQPRGSSHCSVASAAYAAEPRLGEGAVVSKKTPSRSPCRTMAKVDDKNDLCRMNQAKFEPSIWGDFFLSYCNPLAYSDNQRSMEERAEYLKKEVAKLIVNSRTDSLPEKLHLIDVLERLCVDHLFEEEINAVMDEISDADVSDCELHTVALWFYLLLKHRHRVSPDVFLKFRDEDGIFEAEDARDLLSLYNAAHLTTHGEGILDEAISFTKRQLRSLMPKVVEGSLAHDINSALEIPLPRRVRIYEAKYFMSTYEKGASVNEMIMELAKLSYNIMQIHHQQELKIITRWWKDLQLETRLSFARDRVVECYFWIAGVYFEPCYSRGRIILTKVLAIVSILDDIYDVYGSPEECEQFTKCIESLSFPSFRRFASALEVFKKIN; encoded by the exons ATGACGAGTAGCATGAAGTTGCCCGCTACCTTCCTCTCCTTCAGTTCACATCAGCCCAGAGGAAGCTCCCATTGTTCTGTAGCCTCTGCTGCATATGCTGCTGAACCAAGACTCGGCGAAGGAGCAGTGGTGTCTAAGAAGACGCCAAGCCGTTCTCCCTGCAGGACGATGGCCAAGGTTGATGACAAGAATGATCTCTGCAGAATGAATCAAGCAAAGTTCGAGCCTTCCATCTGGGGAGATTTCTTCCTCTCTTACTGCAACCCGTTGGCTTACTCTGACAATCAG AGATCGATGGAAGAACGGGCAGAGTATCTGAAGAAAGAGGTGGCAAAACTCATAGTAAATTCAAGAACCGATAGCCTTCCGGAGAAGCTGCATCTTATAGATGTACTGGAGCGTCTCTGTGTGGACCATCTGTTCGAAGAGGAGATTAACGCTGTGATGGATGAAATTAGCGACGCCGATGTCAGTGACTGTGAACTGCATACTGTAGCTCTGTGGTTTTATCTTCTCCTTAAACATCGACACAGAGTTTCTCCAG ATGTGTTTCTGAAGTTTAGAGATGAAGATGGAATTTTTGAGGCAGAAGACGCAAGGGACCTGCTAAGTCTTTACAATGCCGCTCATCTCACGACACATGGAGAGGGAATACTTGATGAAGCTATTTCCTTCACTAAAAGGCAACTAAGATCATTGATGCCCAAAGTTGTTGAAGGGTCACTAGCTCATGACATAAATTCTGCGCTTGAGATCCCTCTCCCTAGAAGGGTTCGAATATATGAGGCCAAGTATTTTATGTCTACATATGAGAAAGGAGCTTCAGTGAATGAGATGATTATGGAACTTGCAAAGTTGAGCTACAATATCATGCAAATCCATCATCAGCAAGAGCTGAAAATAATTACAAG GTGGTGGAAGGATCTGCAACTTGAAACAAGGCTCTCCTTCGCAAGAGATAGAGTTGTGGAGTGCTACTTTTGGATAGCAGGAGTATATTTCGAGCCATGTTACTCTCGAGGTCGAATTATATTGACAAAAGTGCTAGCCATTGTGTCTATTTTGGACGATATTTATGATGTATATGGATCTCCAGAAGAGTGTGAACAGTTTACCAAATGTATAGAAAG cttgtcgttccCGTCGTTTCGAAGGTTTGCGAGTGCGctggaagtgttcaagaagattaattga